The following proteins come from a genomic window of Aequorivita marisscotiae:
- a CDS encoding T9SS type A sorting domain-containing protein, which produces MKKILILAAFVHTIFCTGQYTAIPDANFENYLEQNGMGDGVPNNGLVLTANIENVTELVVFSKGIQNLAGIEDFAAVELINCANNNLPILDVSQNMNLWGLNCASSNITELLLPPTTTLEIIYCPENFLTALDISQNPGLEQLYCDINGIGSLDLTNNPVIDLVIATYNNISGVLDTSQNPLLTSISVSHNNISNIDLTQNLILLGFDATNNPLESLDVRNGNNENIATFNVYETSDYLDCILVDDASATYLDDWLKDPGTTFVNNQAECDALGVAAATLQDFTMYPNPTTGTVAINLPNQGFVGLAVTVSNNLGQVLESKEPLENTTVIKLDVSGYAAGIYFVTLKTLNETITKKLVVR; this is translated from the coding sequence ATGAAAAAGATATTGATTCTTGCTGCTTTTGTACATACCATTTTCTGTACTGGACAGTACACCGCTATACCCGATGCTAACTTTGAAAACTATCTTGAGCAGAATGGCATGGGCGATGGCGTGCCCAATAATGGTTTGGTGCTTACAGCAAATATTGAGAACGTAACGGAGTTAGTAGTATTCTCGAAAGGCATACAGAATCTTGCTGGAATTGAGGATTTTGCCGCAGTGGAGCTTATAAATTGTGCCAATAACAACCTTCCAATACTAGATGTCTCACAGAATATGAATTTATGGGGGCTAAATTGCGCATCCAGCAATATTACAGAACTACTCCTGCCGCCAACTACCACCCTTGAGATAATATATTGTCCTGAAAATTTTTTGACTGCGCTCGATATTAGCCAAAACCCCGGTTTGGAACAATTGTATTGTGATATTAACGGTATAGGGAGCTTGGACCTTACAAACAATCCGGTCATTGATTTAGTTATAGCCACATATAATAATATATCAGGAGTTTTGGATACCTCCCAAAATCCATTGCTCACGTCAATTTCCGTGAGTCATAATAACATATCGAATATTGATTTAACCCAAAACCTAATACTTTTGGGCTTTGACGCAACTAATAACCCACTCGAAAGCCTCGATGTAAGAAACGGCAATAACGAGAATATTGCAACCTTTAATGTTTACGAAACTTCTGACTATCTAGACTGCATCCTCGTGGACGATGCCAGCGCCACCTATCTGGACGATTGGCTAAAAGACCCGGGGACAACCTTTGTAAACAACCAAGCAGAGTGCGATGCGCTGGGCGTGGCAGCGGCAACACTCCAAGATTTTACCATGTACCCCAACCCGACAACCGGCACCGTTGCCATAAACCTCCCCAACCAAGGGTTTGTTGGCTTGGCGGTTACGGTTTCCAACAACTTGGGGCAGGTTTTGGAAAGCAAAGAGCCGTTGGAAAACACAACGGTCATAAAACTGGATGTTTCGGGCTATGCGGCAGGCATCTATTTTGTAACCCTAAAAACCCTAAATGAAACCATTACTAAGAAATTGGTGGTGCGCTAA
- a CDS encoding zinc-dependent metalloprotease, giving the protein MSNKAHAQIHCEIDTIAAANTEVLMAPYRSQNYSNYSFCVRIYVHVIRKSNHSGGQSPADVSLALSYLDTAFNPHNIYFVWDHQIDYIDDDSEFYSPGASVFDINNHTDGVDIYMYDDSVGFLGWDGYGTSQRDKTAFLVSGFMEDPVTLQTYPLVKSHILSHEMGHILTLWHAHHGTGENTDDDEFECPEYADGSNSATCGDYLTDTPADPDMDYYVDFATCQWLDSGFDGNGDPNDPNDPGDPYDPDEYNIMGHSVISCISYLTPKQGSRMRVALTNLPVLNAVSNYTISGYPCATAGLTYYPNAMDGELNLDLREKPANTYPYQIFDAYGVMVLSGESQNVLKTIDTSGLDDGIYFLHFYDNGQLTTKQLIVEH; this is encoded by the coding sequence ATGAGCAATAAGGCCCACGCACAGATCCATTGCGAAATTGACACCATAGCCGCTGCCAACACCGAAGTATTGATGGCGCCCTACAGAAGCCAAAATTATTCAAATTACTCTTTTTGTGTTCGGATATATGTACATGTAATACGAAAGTCCAACCATTCGGGCGGGCAATCTCCTGCCGATGTAAGTTTAGCACTGAGTTATTTGGACACTGCTTTTAACCCCCATAACATATATTTTGTTTGGGATCACCAGATTGATTATATTGATGATGATTCAGAATTTTATAGCCCAGGCGCCAGCGTATTCGATATTAATAATCATACCGATGGTGTAGATATTTATATGTATGATGATTCTGTTGGATTTTTAGGTTGGGACGGTTATGGTACATCACAACGAGATAAAACTGCATTTTTGGTTTCGGGATTTATGGAAGACCCGGTAACCCTTCAAACCTATCCATTGGTAAAATCGCACATCCTTTCCCACGAAATGGGCCACATTCTTACTCTGTGGCACGCCCATCACGGAACGGGCGAGAATACCGATGATGATGAATTTGAATGCCCCGAATATGCGGACGGTTCCAACTCAGCGACCTGTGGCGATTATCTAACGGATACCCCAGCCGATCCAGATATGGATTATTATGTTGATTTTGCCACCTGCCAATGGTTGGACAGCGGATTTGATGGTAATGGGGATCCCAATGACCCCAATGATCCTGGTGACCCTTATGATCCTGATGAATATAATATTATGGGGCACTCGGTTATCTCGTGTATTTCTTATCTAACACCAAAACAGGGCAGCAGAATGCGGGTGGCCTTAACAAATCTTCCCGTATTAAATGCCGTTTCAAATTACACTATTTCCGGGTATCCATGTGCAACTGCAGGCCTCACCTATTATCCAAACGCTATGGATGGGGAACTTAATCTCGACCTTAGGGAAAAACCAGCCAATACATATCCATATCAAATATTCGACGCGTATGGGGTAATGGTACTATCGGGTGAAAGCCAAAATGTGTTAAAGACCATTGACACCTCAGGTCTTGACGACGGTATATACTTCCTTCATTTTTACGACAATGGGCAGTTGACCACCAAACAATTGATTGTAGAACATTAA
- the gdhA gene encoding NADP-specific glutamate dehydrogenase translates to MKQSIIDFISEVEKNNPHEPEFLQAVTEVAETVIPFIEENEKYANKMLLERMVEPERTIVFRVPWTDDNNKIHVNKGFRVEFNSAIGPYKGGLRFHPSVNLSILKFLGFEQTFKNSLTTLPLGGGKGGSNFDPKGKSNTEIMRFCQSFMTELCRHIGPDTDVPAGDIGVGSREIGYMYGQYKRIRNEFTGVLTGKGLSYGGSLIRPEATGYGNVYFAKDMLETRGESFNGKTVVISGAGNVAQYAAEKVIQFGGKVVTFSDSGGYIYDSEGIDEEKLAFVMDLKNEKRGRISEYTEKYSGAEYIAGKRPWEVKCDIALPCATQNELNGDEAKMLLDNGCFCISEGANMPCTPEAVEAFQKAKILFSPGKASNAGGVATSGLEMSQNSLRLSWTAEKVDEKLHGIMNDIHAACVQYGKDGDGYVDYVKGANVAGFVKVADAMLAQGVV, encoded by the coding sequence ATGAAGCAAAGCATTATTGATTTCATTTCTGAAGTCGAAAAAAACAATCCTCATGAGCCTGAATTCCTACAGGCGGTAACAGAAGTTGCCGAAACAGTAATCCCTTTTATTGAAGAAAACGAAAAATACGCTAACAAAATGTTGTTAGAGCGCATGGTTGAACCAGAGCGCACAATTGTTTTTCGCGTACCTTGGACAGACGATAATAATAAAATTCACGTAAATAAAGGGTTTCGAGTAGAGTTTAATTCGGCCATTGGCCCGTATAAGGGTGGGCTCCGATTTCATCCTTCTGTAAACTTGAGTATTCTTAAATTTTTAGGGTTCGAACAAACCTTTAAAAACAGTCTTACTACCCTTCCGCTCGGCGGCGGAAAAGGAGGTTCAAACTTTGACCCAAAGGGAAAAAGCAACACCGAAATTATGCGTTTCTGCCAAAGTTTTATGACCGAACTATGTAGGCATATAGGACCAGATACCGATGTACCTGCTGGAGATATTGGTGTTGGTAGTCGCGAAATTGGCTATATGTACGGCCAGTACAAACGCATTCGCAATGAGTTTACGGGAGTGCTTACAGGAAAAGGACTTTCGTACGGAGGCTCGCTTATTCGTCCAGAAGCTACGGGTTACGGCAATGTGTATTTCGCAAAAGATATGCTGGAAACTCGAGGCGAAAGCTTTAACGGAAAAACAGTTGTTATATCTGGCGCCGGAAATGTGGCGCAATACGCTGCCGAAAAAGTAATTCAGTTTGGAGGGAAAGTGGTAACATTTTCAGATTCTGGCGGATATATTTACGATTCTGAAGGAATAGACGAAGAAAAGCTGGCCTTTGTAATGGATTTAAAAAATGAAAAGCGAGGACGTATTTCAGAATATACCGAAAAATATAGCGGAGCAGAATATATAGCGGGAAAACGCCCATGGGAAGTGAAATGTGATATCGCACTGCCTTGCGCAACCCAAAACGAATTGAACGGCGATGAAGCCAAAATGCTCCTCGATAACGGTTGTTTCTGTATAAGCGAAGGCGCTAATATGCCGTGTACCCCAGAGGCGGTTGAAGCATTCCAAAAGGCGAAGATTCTGTTTTCACCTGGTAAAGCTTCAAATGCAGGAGGTGTTGCAACTTCAGGTTTGGAAATGTCGCAAAACTCATTGCGTTTAAGCTGGACAGCAGAGAAGGTTGACGAAAAACTGCACGGTATTATGAATGACATTCACGCCGCTTGCGTTCAATACGGAAAAGATGGCGATGGATATGTAGATTATGTAAAAGGGGCAAACGTAGCAGGTTTCGTAAAAGTAGCTGACGCAATGCTTGCGCAAGGAGTGGTGTAA
- a CDS encoding THC0290_0291 family protein, giving the protein MNTKFFLLVFFFLLVGKQSSFSQAGFSHEVGLITGPVVFYSDFGERYNFETNAGNVGFGIGLIHYINFSYSADCNCYTRAVYFNDHFKIRTEIDYHQTNLNHYGKWVAPDRTSLVADQLRAMGGKATVFEVGSQLEYFPLSIRDFAAGQYKIAPFISLGAHWVSFDPEVSSTLGQLNSPATTPDKYFNGFQQDPATTWAVVGSVGIRYKLSPLSDLMLDSRWHFYFSDWVDGLNPTLANNGTTPVPENKANEWIYWLNLGYIYYIN; this is encoded by the coding sequence ATGAATACCAAATTCTTTTTATTGGTATTTTTCTTCTTACTTGTAGGCAAGCAAAGTAGTTTTAGTCAAGCTGGGTTTTCGCATGAGGTGGGTCTTATTACCGGCCCTGTGGTTTTTTATTCAGATTTTGGAGAGCGCTATAATTTTGAAACAAATGCCGGAAACGTTGGTTTTGGCATAGGCTTAATACATTATATTAATTTTTCATATAGCGCAGATTGTAACTGTTATACAAGAGCGGTTTATTTTAACGACCACTTTAAAATACGCACGGAAATAGATTACCACCAAACAAATTTAAATCATTACGGCAAATGGGTTGCGCCAGACCGTACCTCTTTAGTTGCAGATCAGCTTAGAGCTATGGGTGGCAAGGCAACAGTTTTTGAAGTAGGTTCCCAACTTGAATATTTTCCGCTTAGCATTCGCGATTTTGCCGCGGGCCAATATAAAATTGCACCTTTTATAAGTTTGGGAGCACATTGGGTAAGTTTTGATCCTGAGGTTTCTTCTACGTTAGGCCAATTAAATAGCCCAGCCACTACGCCAGATAAATATTTTAACGGTTTTCAGCAAGATCCGGCCACTACTTGGGCAGTAGTTGGAAGTGTGGGTATACGCTATAAGTTATCGCCACTAAGCGATTTAATGTTGGACAGCCGCTGGCATTTTTACTTTTCAGATTGGGTAGATGGTCTAAACCCAACGCTCGCAAATAACGGTACCACTCCAGTGCCCGAAAACAAAGCCAACGAGTGGATTTATTGGTTAAATCTTGGCTATATTTACTATATAAATTAG
- a CDS encoding cystathionine gamma-synthase, whose amino-acid sequence MKFNTKIIHGGQQNIDPAYGAVMPPIYQTSTYSQTTPGGHKGFEYSRSNNPTRAALERAFASIENGAFGLAFGSGLAAIDAVIKLLKPGDEVISTNDLYGGTYRLFTKIFEGFGIKFHFVGMENAAKIEQYINDKTKLIWVETPTNPMMNIIDIKKAALIAKNHNVLLAVDNTFATPYLQQPLDLGADIVMHSATKYLGGHSDVVMGALVVKDSELANRLYFIQNASGAICGPQDSFLVLRGLKTLHLRMQRHCENGKAVAEYLNKHPKIEKVYWPGFESHPNHKIAKDQMKGFGGMISFVTKGNNYNGAIKIVEKLKIFTLAESLGGVESLAGHPASMTHASIPKKEREKIGVVDALIRLSVGVEDVEDLIADLKQAIG is encoded by the coding sequence ATGAAATTCAACACAAAAATTATACACGGCGGGCAGCAAAATATAGATCCGGCATACGGTGCGGTCATGCCGCCAATTTACCAAACCTCAACATATTCGCAAACTACTCCAGGGGGTCACAAAGGATTTGAATACTCGCGAAGCAACAATCCAACACGGGCAGCCTTGGAACGCGCTTTTGCCAGTATTGAAAATGGGGCATTTGGTCTCGCTTTTGGTAGTGGGCTCGCCGCAATAGATGCTGTAATAAAACTTCTAAAACCCGGTGATGAGGTTATTTCTACCAACGATCTTTACGGTGGAACGTATAGATTGTTTACAAAGATTTTTGAAGGTTTTGGCATTAAATTTCATTTCGTGGGAATGGAAAATGCCGCAAAAATTGAGCAATACATAAACGATAAAACAAAACTGATTTGGGTAGAAACACCAACAAACCCAATGATGAATATTATAGATATAAAAAAGGCTGCTTTAATTGCAAAAAACCACAACGTGCTACTGGCGGTCGATAATACTTTTGCCACACCCTACTTACAACAACCTTTAGATTTGGGTGCCGATATTGTGATGCACAGTGCTACAAAATATCTCGGCGGGCATAGCGATGTGGTAATGGGCGCACTTGTAGTAAAGGACAGTGAACTCGCAAACAGGCTTTATTTTATACAAAATGCGAGCGGGGCAATTTGCGGGCCGCAAGATAGTTTTTTGGTTTTACGCGGGTTAAAAACGCTTCACCTACGTATGCAACGCCATTGCGAGAATGGCAAAGCCGTAGCCGAATATTTAAATAAGCACCCAAAGATTGAAAAGGTTTATTGGCCCGGTTTTGAAAGTCATCCAAATCATAAAATAGCAAAGGACCAGATGAAAGGTTTTGGCGGGATGATTTCATTTGTAACAAAGGGAAATAACTACAACGGAGCTATTAAAATAGTGGAGAAATTAAAGATATTTACTTTGGCAGAAAGTCTTGGCGGAGTGGAAAGCCTTGCCGGACATCCTGCTAGTATGACGCACGCCAGTATCCCTAAAAAGGAACGTGAGAAAATTGGGGTAGTAGATGCGTTAATCCGTCTTTCGGTGGGTGTTGAAGATGTAGAAGATTTAATTGCCGATTTAAAACAGGCAATCGGGTAG
- a CDS encoding DUF3298 and DUF4163 domain-containing protein, which yields MYYKIAVAIFIALVAMGCNEEKNIEISSESFTEKELTICENTRCPEVTINYVEVFGDTEVSEKINRKIKNFILSSLILGEDTEPTAKTIEEAATGFIEAYIADKNAFPDMAGEYFAEISVNEIYTSADHLCFEMRQYLYTGGAHGYGTTTFLNINPQTGDELSTEALFTNKNEFTAFAEKKFRQQQEISADQGINDTKFWFENETFYLPESVGFTRDSLIFIYNQYDIASYADGPIELKIAIKDAEPFLSTD from the coding sequence ATGTATTACAAAATTGCGGTCGCTATTTTTATTGCGCTTGTTGCCATGGGTTGCAACGAAGAAAAAAATATTGAAATTTCTTCGGAAAGTTTTACTGAAAAAGAGCTTACAATTTGCGAAAATACCAGGTGCCCCGAAGTAACTATTAATTATGTAGAAGTATTTGGCGATACAGAGGTTTCAGAAAAAATAAATAGAAAGATAAAGAACTTTATTTTAAGCTCCCTGATCTTAGGAGAGGATACCGAACCAACAGCAAAGACTATAGAAGAAGCCGCAACTGGTTTTATTGAAGCATATATTGCAGATAAAAACGCATTTCCAGATATGGCGGGCGAATATTTTGCCGAAATTTCAGTAAACGAAATATACACGAGCGCAGACCATTTGTGCTTTGAAATGCGCCAATATTTGTACACGGGCGGTGCGCACGGATACGGCACCACCACCTTTTTGAACATTAATCCGCAAACAGGCGACGAACTTAGCACAGAAGCACTCTTTACTAATAAAAATGAATTTACTGCATTTGCTGAAAAAAAGTTTAGACAGCAACAGGAAATTTCAGCAGATCAAGGAATTAACGACACCAAGTTTTGGTTTGAAAATGAAACATTTTATCTCCCCGAAAGTGTTGGTTTTACACGCGATAGCCTTATTTTTATTTACAATCAATACGATATAGCAAGCTACGCCGATGGTCCGATAGAACTAAAAATAGCTATAAAGGATGCCGAGCCATTTTTAAGTACAGATTAA
- a CDS encoding arsenate reductase family protein, producing MQKVYYLSTCDTCKRVMNEVEIPSSFIKQDIKTQGITEEELDELFNLTDSFENLFSRRAKLFQERKLKDENLLEEDYKQLILEHYTFLKRPVIVNNDEIFIGSSAKTVAAAKKSIHPKSK from the coding sequence ATGCAAAAAGTATATTATTTATCCACCTGCGATACCTGCAAACGCGTAATGAACGAAGTAGAAATACCTTCATCATTTATAAAGCAGGACATAAAAACGCAAGGTATTACAGAAGAAGAATTAGACGAGCTTTTTAATCTTACAGATAGCTTTGAAAATCTTTTTAGCCGAAGAGCCAAACTTTTTCAAGAACGGAAATTAAAAGATGAAAACTTACTTGAAGAAGACTACAAACAACTTATTTTAGAACACTATACCTTTTTAAAACGTCCGGTAATTGTAAATAATGACGAAATTTTTATTGGCAGCAGCGCCAAAACGGTTGCCGCCGCCAAAAAATCCATTCATCCTAAATCTAAATAA
- a CDS encoding acyl-CoA thioesterase codes for MYTKQFEIRWSDIDANRHLRNSAYIDYMSHTRMSFLLECGMNQKGLASHNLGPVAFYEHMYYFREFFPGKPVFVSLQLKGLSDDGMYFEFLHNFYDENGKNCARCEMMGGWIDLMDRKLVGLPKVFFDQFSALEKTDDFRILTKENTRKYSERPRDIAPIVQ; via the coding sequence ATGTATACAAAACAATTTGAAATACGCTGGAGCGATATAGATGCAAACCGCCATTTGCGCAACAGTGCCTATATAGATTATATGAGCCACACCCGAATGTCATTTTTACTGGAATGTGGTATGAATCAAAAAGGTCTGGCTTCGCATAATTTAGGGCCGGTGGCATTTTATGAACATATGTATTATTTCCGTGAATTTTTTCCGGGGAAACCAGTGTTCGTTTCACTACAGTTAAAAGGATTATCGGATGATGGTATGTACTTTGAATTTCTTCATAACTTCTACGACGAAAATGGCAAAAATTGCGCCCGTTGCGAAATGATGGGCGGTTGGATTGATTTAATGGACAGAAAACTTGTGGGGCTGCCAAAAGTGTTTTTCGATCAATTTAGTGCTTTGGAAAAAACAGACGATTTTCGAATTTTAACTAAAGAGAATACCCGTAAATACAGCGAACGCCCGCGAGATATTGCTCCCATAGTTCAATAA
- a CDS encoding YheT family hydrolase: MPLIKSKYNPPFPFKNGHFSTVYSAKLRPSPSLHQQRERLLLPDDDFLDIDWSFTSTFSPKVAILLHGLEGNAQRVYIKAQAKILNQNGWDTAAVNFRGCSGETNLSYQSYNAGKTDDLEAVIDLILEKNKYSEIALVGFSLGGNLLLKYLGERETFPNQIKKAVAISTPLNLKGSLEALNAFSNYIYRSSFLINLRKKYKAKMKDFPQKMTISEYKKITSLLQFDHIYTAPAHGFKDAFDYYEKNSSLQFLPNIKIPVYILNAENDSFLSPNCYPVKLAATMKNLHLEISKYGGHVGFYQTNKLYFSEARTVQFLNE; encoded by the coding sequence ATGCCACTCATTAAAAGCAAATACAACCCACCCTTTCCATTTAAAAACGGCCATTTTTCTACTGTATATTCTGCAAAACTTAGACCTTCGCCAAGCTTGCATCAGCAACGCGAACGCTTACTATTGCCAGACGACGATTTTTTAGACATAGACTGGTCCTTTACCTCCACATTCTCCCCAAAAGTAGCAATCTTACTACACGGACTGGAAGGAAATGCACAGCGGGTTTATATAAAAGCTCAAGCAAAAATTTTAAACCAAAATGGTTGGGACACTGCCGCCGTTAATTTTAGAGGTTGCAGCGGCGAGACTAACCTTTCGTATCAATCATACAATGCAGGAAAAACAGACGATCTGGAAGCAGTTATCGATTTAATTTTAGAGAAAAACAAATATTCCGAAATAGCATTAGTGGGTTTTAGCCTTGGTGGAAATTTGCTTTTAAAATATTTGGGAGAGCGCGAAACATTTCCAAATCAAATAAAAAAAGCGGTGGCCATTTCTACTCCACTAAATTTAAAAGGCTCTTTGGAAGCCTTAAATGCCTTTTCAAATTATATTTATAGAAGTTCATTTTTAATAAATCTTCGAAAAAAGTACAAAGCAAAAATGAAGGATTTTCCTCAAAAAATGACGATTTCGGAATATAAAAAAATCACTTCACTTTTACAATTCGATCATATTTACACCGCTCCAGCCCACGGTTTTAAAGATGCTTTTGATTATTACGAAAAAAACAGCAGTTTGCAATTTCTTCCCAATATTAAAATTCCGGTTTACATTTTAAACGCCGAAAACGATAGTTTTCTTTCACCTAATTGCTATCCGGTTAAATTAGCTGCCACGATGAAAAATCTGCATTTAGAAATTTCAAAATACGGGGGGCACGTAGGTTTTTACCAAACCAATAAATTGTATTTCAGTGAAGCACGCACCGTGCAATTTTTAAATGAGTAA